One Pectinophora gossypiella chromosome 9, ilPecGoss1.1, whole genome shotgun sequence genomic region harbors:
- the LOC126369716 gene encoding uncharacterized protein LOC126369716, which translates to MYYVGVFYIINLHNILNTMYLTDFLIFRSNYEYSSGSDSQLPLAPTSALKVLKKKPASKRKPAESTPTPTSSKKKSRSSANDEAGATATYSSSTGPGGLFGFETGATSGTSKSAVLQTYLTSRVPNGRVRRELVNQSGEYYIEFRVYNTEKAVASKPDQRWKEAEVTLKVKLDRGTPQWEKMQSFMQRIHNLFEDCEPVFISE; encoded by the exons atgtattatgttggagttttttacataataaatttacacaacATTTTAAATACCATGTACCTAACCGATTTCTTAATTTTCAGGTCTAACTACGAATATTCATCCGGTTCGGACTCCCAACTGCCGCTGGCGCCTACGTCTGCGCTAAAAGTGTTGAAAAAGAAGCCTGCGAGCAAGAGGAAGCCGGCGGAGTCGACCCCAACGCCTACTAG ttctaaaaagaaGTCGCGTTCGAGCGCCAACGACGAGGCAGGCGCGACCGCAACGTATTCATCGAG TACTGGCCCTGGAGGACTCTTCGGGTTTGAGACGGGAGCAACTTCGGGGACGTCGAAGTCTGCAGTGCTGCAGACTTATTTGACCAGCCGCGTCCCCAACGGTCGAGTGCGCCGGGAGCTCGTCAACCAGTCTGGCGAGTACTATATAGAGTTCCGGGTGTATAACACCGAGAAAGCTGTTGCCTCTAAACCAGATCAGCGGTGGAAAGAGGCTGAAGTTACTCTTAAAGTAAAGTTAGATCGGGGGACTCCGCAGTGGGAGAAAATGCAATCGTTTATGCAGcggattcataatttatttgaagattGTGAGCCCGTCTTCATAAGCGAATAG